In Natronococcus sp. AD-5, the genomic window GTGTTGTTCAGCATGGGATGTACCGGAAGACACAGCATTCTGTGTCTACATAGGTTCCTGTATGCCCAGTATCACGGTCAACGTGGACGACGACCTCAAAGAGCGAATGGAAAAGCACCCGGAGATCAACTGGAGCGAGGTAACGCGGCAGGCCATCCAGGAGAAGATCGAGGCGCTCGAAATGATGGACGAACTCACCAGCGAGAGCGAACTCACCGAGCGCGACGTTCAGGAAATCGCCGACAAGATCAACGAACATGGACGCAAGCGCGTCGAAGAAGAATCGGAGTAAACTCGACGAATGAAGCTGGTCATCGACGCCAACGTCGTTATCTCTGCACTCATCGCTGATTCGAAAAGGCGGGAGCTTATCATTACACTCGAACCGCTTTTGACGCTCTCCTTTGTCCACGACGAAGTCGAGAACTACGAAGACCTGATCGTGGAGAAATCCGGAATGGAACCGGATCGAGTGAAACAATTCATCGCCCTCCTGTTTCAGTACATTGAGGTCGTTCCTGCCAGCGACTTCTATCCGGCTATCGAGAGGGCAAACGCAGCAATCGGAGACACCGACCCCGACGACGTGCTGTACCTCGCGTGTGCGATCGCCAGCGATGCTGCCATCTGGAGGACGATTCTGACTTCGACAAACAGGACCTGGTCAATACGTACTCGACGAGTGACGTGATTAACTCGTTTGACACGCTCTAACTCGGTGGATCCGTCTCTCAGTTTCACGAGCGCACATGCAGAGATAAGTACTGATTGCCACTAAACAGCGTCCCCAAATCGGTCAGTACAGTGACCTAGTATCGTTTGCCAGTCAGTTCATTGAATAGTGTTGAAACACGTGTTTCAATCTCATCACGGATTTCTCGGACCGTCTCGATATCGTTCCCGTGCGGATCGTCAAGGTTCCAGTCGCGGTTCTCACCGCTCCACGTTGCCGGACAAACGCCTTCTGCCGAACAACCCATTGTGATGACGTAGTTACAGTCCTGGAGGTCTTCGTGCGTGATCTCCCGCGGGGTTCGGTCGCTCAAGTCGATGCCGTGCTCTTGCATGACTTCAACCACTACGTTGTGAACGGAATCGGCTGGCTGAGTTCCACCGGTAACGATCTCGATGAAGTCGGTCAGTTCCCGAGCCTTACATTCGTGTTCGGCAAATGCGGAAGCCATCTGAGACCGTCCGGCGTTCTGTACACAGACGAATGCGATTCGTGTGGTATCGTTACTCACGGTAGTTTGGTGTCGATTAGTGGTCTTCCGACATAGGCGGCCCTGGTTGATCACCGAGTTGACCGACGTCGAAACTTGCCCAGTCGAATTTTCGCTGGAAGTACAGTGCGACGTGAACGAGCGCGAGTAGAACAGGCACTTCGATCAGTGGACCGATCACGGTCGCAAATGCAACGCTCGATCCGATTCCGAACACGGCGATGGCCACTGCGATAGCGAGCTCGAAGTTATTCGATGCGGCGGTGAACCCGATTGCGGTCGTTGTCGAGTAGTCCGCGCCGATTCCGCGCCCCATACCGAAGCTCACGAAGAACATCACCACGAAATAAATCGTAAGCGGAACTGCAATCCAGGCAACGTCCATCGGTGCGGCGATGATATTCTCTCCCTGCGTCGAGAACATGATGACGACGGTGAACAACAGCGCGATTAGCGTCATAGGACTGATCATCGGGATGAACGTCTCCGAGTACCACTCCTCGCTTTTTCGCTTGACGCCAACGTAGCGGGTCAGAATCCCCGCAGCGAACGGAACGCCAAGGAAGATTGCGATCGCTTCGAATACTTGTACCGTCGTGACCGTGAAGTCGGAGACGAGATACTCCATGCCCAGGAGCGGCGGGAGGAACATTGCGAAGGACCAAATGTACACCCCGTAGGTGAGGATTTGGAAGACGCTGTTGAATGCAACCAATCCTGCGGCGTATTCGTTCGACCCCTCTGCGAGTTCGTTCCAGACGAGAACCATGGCGATACAGCGCGCCATCCCGATGAAGATTAATCCGAGGAAGAACTCGGGCCGGGCGGAAAGGCCGAAGAATGCACCGCTGAAGAAGACGATGGCGAGGACGAACATGAGCGTCGGTCCGATGAGCCAGTTCTGGATCGTGCTCAATCCGAGAACGCGCCAATTCCGAAATACCGTTGGCAGCCGTCCGTAGTTCACCTTCGCCAGTGGCGGATACATCATCAAGATCAATCCGATCTCAACGAGCGGGAGTTCGTTCACTGTTTCAGCACTCCCTGGTGAGACGTACCCGAAGCCGATTCCAATCGCCATCGCAGCGAAGATCCAGACGGTCAGGTATTTATCGAGAAAGTTCATCGACCGTGGATCGCCACAGTTCGGACAGCCACAGTCCGGCCCGTGCTCGTGATCGGAACTGCTCATCGCTGGACACCTCCAGCGGTCCGTTCTGGAGGCGGACTGTGACTGTGAATTGTCCGATGCAATGTGCCGTCAGAGATGGATTTCGAAGTCATATATATGTGATTTGACTGAGGTAGGGCTCACTCCTGTGCAGCAATCACATCAAACTGGATGTCAGCACCACCGGGAAGTGAGCAAACACCGACCTCCGTTCGAGGCGGAAATTGATCCTCGAATTGGTTCTGGTAGACGCGGTCAACGGCCTCTTTCTCCGCAGCAGTCGTCATCTGAACTTCGAACTTCATAACGGTACTCAGATCCACACGACGGGCCGACAGCAGCGATTTGAGCCTCTCGAAACATAGCTCTGTCTGCTCTTCGGTTGAGAGATCGTTCAGGACTTCTCCGTCTTTCTCGGGGAGAATTCCTTCGAGGAAGATGAGATCCGAACTGCCGATTCGACTCCCCATCGCACCCCTGTGTTTGCTCCCCTCGCGCTGCCGCTTGCTTTCGCTACTGAACTGTCTTCGCTCTCCGAGTGTCGGTGCATTAGAGCCTGTCCCACTAGTCGTCTCATCGGCGTTCGATTGCATCACAATTCAATTGAATAATCACTCAACCACATATCTTGCCATGGGCGATTGGCCTCCCAGACTGCTACTCTTGATCGATAAAACCGTTGAATCGGTAGATCGTTCAGCGAGAACCGTCGAGGACTGTAAGCAATGCGACCGCTTTCGGCGTAGCCTCATACTTCCGCCAGCGACCGTCTTTCCGCTTCGTCACGATGCCGGCACCAACCAGTCGAGAAAACGCATGGCTCACACCACTGTCGCTGACGTCAACGAGGGGTGTGATTTCACAGACGCAGAGCTCTTCGTCCGCTTCGACAAGCAGTCGAACCAACCGGTACCGCGTCTCATTACCGAGTGCTGACAGCGTCTCGATATCGTGTGAGATGGTCTCCTCGTTCAAAACCGACTCAAGTTCGTCCAGTTCCGCCAGTCGTCGCTGAAGATCCTCATTACGACATTCCCCCAATTCGTCTTCCAAATAACGCTGCAAACGATCTGTTTCTGCCATCACTCATTATTTGCACGCTCTCTCAAATAAAGAAACCGCATTACTAACTGGTGTAGAGTGTTACCCGTTTTACGGTTCTTTTTGTCCCGGTGAGGAATTTCAACAGAACTCTGAGAATACATTTTGTGGCTCGATAACGGTTGGATCGTTAAGAAGTGAAACATATGGTGCAATATGACGTCTCTAAGAGAGTCACCGAAATGTCAAGACGAACTACTCTGATTACCGTAATCGCTGTCGGCAGCGGAGCGGGAGCAGGATGTCTGGACAACACAACCGAGAGCCAACGAGAGAACAACAATGGTACCGACGACAGCGATAAAAATGGTGCCGAGGAGGCGAGAGAGCTTGCTGCAGAGATGGTTGAGCTTATCGACGACGAACTTTCGGTCATAAACTGGGAATTGAATGGCATGTTCGTCCCAGAGTACACGGAGAGCGCCGGAGTAGAGGCCGATATTCCGATTCTTGGAGATGCCTACGCCGAGATCGTCGATCAAGGGTTTGATCGGCGGGCGATGCCGACTGCTCTCGATGAGGATGGCAATGTAGACTTCATGGTCTTTCTCGAACCCGAGTGGGCCAACGCGTATCTCGGCGGCGACTGGTCGGAAGACGAGTACTATACGGAAATCGAAGATTCCGAACACTGATATTCGATATTATCCTCCGCTAAATAAGGCAGAAGGATCAAGCGGCCACCGCTCTCGATTTGTGATTCACCAGACACTTGCCCGAGCGCCAATCCACCGACGATGGCGATGAGAACGAATACCGTCTGGTATTTTTCGACGAAATCCATCCGATCGGGGATTACGTCTCTGGCGATTTAGGGGGTATGGTTCTTCCAAAACGTCGCCGTCGGCACAGGATTGTAGCTGCGAGAAGACGAAGACAGATTAATGACAAAGATCGTGTTCGCTTGCTCGGAAACGCTGGTCGGAGCCAGATGGCGACAGCATTCGCAGAACAGAAACGTGACAGGCGCGGATTGGACGTCGATATTGTGACGGGGGGAACGGAGCCTGCTGAGAGCGTTCACGACGAAGTAATCGAGGCGCTTCAAGAAGAAGGAATTGACATCAGCGACCGAACGCCACGCCAAATTACGGCGGAAGAAGTTACAGATGCAGATTACATTGTGACAATGGGATGCTCGGTCGATCAATTCCGTCCCGACGATTGGGAGGGTGATCACCGCGTCTGGTCGCTTGATGCAACCGAAACGCGAGAGCAGCGCGACGAAATTAAACACCAAGTCGTGGAGTTATTCGACGAACTCGAAACATAGCACACAGTACGAATGAAGAATTGCGCGGGGTTGAGCAATGTTTAGAAATGTTCTGGGAAACACTTTCTGCGGTCCGATTCGTAGCTCAGGTATGTCCACGACTATCGTGATGCCTGACGCGAACGAGGAGTGCGCCTACTGTGAATCACGTATTTTCGACCATGAACCGATCTGCGTACGTGACTGCACTGATGACTGTGGATCGCCCGTCTATTTCTGTAACTATGCATGTCTATCGGCGCATATCGGCGAGAGCAACCTGACGACAGGCAATACATGCAAATGGTCGCCTGATGGAAGTGATTGTTGTTGATTAAATAGAATTATTAAATGATTGAATAATGGACACTGACCGACACTCAGAAACGGTCCGTGTTGTGTGTAAGGAGTGCGCTTTCTCGAAAGAAGTATCCACTGAAGGGATGAATCCGCAAAAGTAATTCGGGAACACGGTCAGGAAACAGGTCATCAACTTATTACTGAGGAACTTGACGACGCTAAGTAAGTTCATCTACGTGATGAATAGTTTTGATCACTTGCGGTATTGGGGTACGAAAATCTGACCTAAACAAAACGACACCAGTGACACGGCAGTGAGGATCAGCATCATAAACATCGTCTGTAATGAGAGGCTGCTAGTAAGGCCAAGCGCGCCAACTGTAAATAGCGCCACACCGATCAGCAAAATCGCAAATTGGTGAAATCGTAGGATAGCCATCGAACCGATTCAGCTCATGGACTCAATTGCCGGGAAGGTAGCGGCGTCGCTGCCGAAGTTTCTCACGTTCTGATCGCTGGTCGTGGTGGCGGTCAAGAACCGCCTCGCTTGCGTCCATTCGATCACTCACGACGTTCTCAGGAACATCAGATTTGAGAAAATGAGTGATCGCACCACGCCGGACTGGGTGGGGACTCAACGGGGAAGGACACGCATGTGAGTGCTCAGTAGGTCGAGCATCGCAGCTATCGAGATCCCGATCGTGGGGGCAGCTATCAGTGTAGACACACGGATGTGTATATAGACGATCGTCCGGCCACGCGTTAAACTCAACCGATCGATTTTCGTCGCAAACAGCGGCTCACGGTCATACTGATCAACGACGCCCGGGTGATTGACCGACAACCAGTCATCTAACACCTCGCAGACAGGATCTTTCAGCGCGACAAGTCGTTCGCTTTTTCGACCATTCTTGAGTGAGGTGCCCTCCTCAGGTCGGTGCACAAGAGCGAGGTACTGCTCGTCAGCGTCGTAGTCGTCCATATCAAGTCCGATGGCTGCTCCGATGCGAAGTCCAGTGTGCCAGAGGACCTCAATCAGCGCATGCTCCAAGCGCGCATAGCGATATTGATCGAGAAAGTTCGATATCTGCTGGGCACGATCTGGATTCAGCAACTCGGATCGAGTA contains:
- a CDS encoding arsenate-mycothiol transferase ArsC, yielding MSNDTTRIAFVCVQNAGRSQMASAFAEHECKARELTDFIEIVTGGTQPADSVHNVVVEVMQEHGIDLSDRTPREITHEDLQDCNYVITMGCSAEGVCPATWSGENRDWNLDDPHGNDIETVREIRDEIETRVSTLFNELTGKRY
- the arsB gene encoding ACR3 family arsenite efflux transporter, with amino-acid sequence MSSSDHEHGPDCGCPNCGDPRSMNFLDKYLTVWIFAAMAIGIGFGYVSPGSAETVNELPLVEIGLILMMYPPLAKVNYGRLPTVFRNWRVLGLSTIQNWLIGPTLMFVLAIVFFSGAFFGLSARPEFFLGLIFIGMARCIAMVLVWNELAEGSNEYAAGLVAFNSVFQILTYGVYIWSFAMFLPPLLGMEYLVSDFTVTTVQVFEAIAIFLGVPFAAGILTRYVGVKRKSEEWYSETFIPMISPMTLIALLFTVVIMFSTQGENIIAAPMDVAWIAVPLTIYFVVMFFVSFGMGRGIGADYSTTTAIGFTAASNNFELAIAVAIAVFGIGSSVAFATVIGPLIEVPVLLALVHVALYFQRKFDWASFDVGQLGDQPGPPMSEDH
- a CDS encoding RidA family protein; this encodes MQSNADETTSGTGSNAPTLGERRQFSSESKRQREGSKHRGAMGSRIGSSDLIFLEGILPEKDGEVLNDLSTEEQTELCFERLKSLLSARRVDLSTVMKFEVQMTTAAEKEAVDRVYQNQFEDQFPPRTEVGVCSLPGGADIQFDVIAAQE
- a CDS encoding ArsR/SmtB family transcription factor, which encodes MAETDRLQRYLEDELGECRNEDLQRRLAELDELESVLNEETISHDIETLSALGNETRYRLVRLLVEADEELCVCEITPLVDVSDSGVSHAFSRLVGAGIVTKRKDGRWRKYEATPKAVALLTVLDGSR
- a CDS encoding arsenate-mycothiol transferase ArsC — its product is MPERQSTDDGDENEYRLVFFDEIHPIGDYVSGDLGGMVLPKRRRRHRIVAARRRRQINDKDRVRLLGNAGRSQMATAFAEQKRDRRGLDVDIVTGGTEPAESVHDEVIEALQEEGIDISDRTPRQITAEEVTDADYIVTMGCSVDQFRPDDWEGDHRVWSLDATETREQRDEIKHQVVELFDELET